From a region of the Arachis ipaensis cultivar K30076 chromosome B09, Araip1.1, whole genome shotgun sequence genome:
- the LOC107619672 gene encoding asparagine--tRNA ligase, cytoplasmic 2, producing the protein MAIITRQQDPQLQPQPSLLPFKYSHRVLLKTLLDRQDGGRAFAGQRVVVGGWVKTSKEVQKPLPPPAPAASVPHEERFIDREKKGDKDISCVEMLQSRIPLIRSIWEVFGGGGYGRSHAPSRKRIESAPPKPATPPPPQLSTAYLLITDGSCVASLQVVVESSVAQPSNLLPTGTCILVEGQIERPAKEGKHVIELKADKVLHIGTVDVDKYPLSKKRVPLEMLRDFPQFRPRTTTVATVMRIRNALSFATHSFFNGQGFLDVQIPIITTTDCEGFGKLFQVTGLEQKADKQKLSTIHETDGVSLDIVKAAAKEKSNIVETLKRTESNREALAAAVQDLRKTNELVSQLEAIEKKNLKSLSSKDEAVDASRDLFLTVSGRLHLESYACALGNVYSFGPRFQADKTDSAKHASEMWMVEVEMAFSQLRDAMNCASDYFNHLIMYVLETCHEDMKFIAKRIDNACFTRLQQTASGFPEMLSYNEVIDILRKVEDKKFETNFKSGVALTAEHLSYLVDTIYKKPVMIYDYPKEAKPFYCRLNDNGRTVAAFDLVVPKVGTIISGSQNEERINIIHSRINELVLPREKYEWYLDLHRNGTAKNSGFTLRFDLMVLFITGLTNVRDVIPFPRSYGKANN; encoded by the exons ATGGCCATCATAACTCGTCAACAAGATCCTCAGCTTCAACCTCAACCGTCCCTCCTCCCTTTCAAATACTCGCACCGCGTTCTCCTCAAGACGCTCCTGGACCGCCAGGACGGCGGACGGGCTTTCGCAGGCCAGCGCGTCGTGGTTGGCGGTTGGGTGAAGACTTCCAAGGAGGTTCAGAAACCGTTACCGCCGCCAGCTCCGGCGGCTTCTGTGCCACACGAAGAGAGGTTTATTGATCGTGAGAAGAAGGGAGATAAGGATATATCGTGCGTTGAGATGCTTCAGTCTCGGATTCCTCTTATTCGATCTATTTGGGAGGTTTTCGGAGGGGGCGGTTACGGGCGTTCGCATGCTCCTTCTCGCAAGAGGATCGAGTCCGCGCCTCCTAAGCCTGCAACTCCGCCGCCGCCGCAGCTTTCTACTGCGTATCTCCTCATCACTGATGGTTCCTGCGTAGCTAGCCTTCAG GTTGTTGTTGAGTCCTCAGTAGCTCAACCCAGCAATCTCTTGCCTACTGGAACCTGTATACTAGTCGAAGGTCAAATAGAAAGACCAGCAAAAGAGGGAAAGCATGTCATTGAGCTCAAAGCTGACAAAGTTCTTCACATTGGGACAGTAGATGTTGACAAGTATCCATTATCAAAGAAGAGAGTTCCACTGGAGATGTTAAGGGACTTTCCCCAGTTTCGACCGCGTACAACAACG GTGGCAACTGTCATGCGTATTCGCAATGCTCTGTCGTTTGCAACCCACTCatttttcaatggtcaaggaTTCCTTGATGTGCAAATACCAATTATAACCACCACAGACTGCGAAGGATTTGGCAAATTGTTCCAGGTGACCGGCCTGGAACAGAAAGCTGACAAGCAGAAGCTTAGTACTATCCATGAGACTGATGGTGTTAGCCTTGATATTGTGAAGGCAGCTGCTAAAGAGAAGAGCAATATAGTCGAAACTTTGAAAAGGACTGAGAGCAATAGGGAAGCTCTGGCTGCTGCAGTTCAAGATCTGCGAAAAACAAATGAACTGGTATCACAGTTGGAAGCCATAGAGAAGAAAAATTTAAAATCCTTATCATCGAAGGATGAGGCGGTTGATGCTTCTAGAGATTTGTTCTTGACTGTCTCTGGTCGCTTGCATCTGGAGAGTTATGCATGTGCTCTTGGAAATGTCTACTCATTTGGACCAAGATTCCAGGCAGATAAAACAGATTCGGCCAAGCATGCTTCAGAAATGTGGATGGTTGAGGTTGAAATGGCTTTTTCGCAGTTGCGG GATGCCATGAATTGTGCTAGTGACTATTTCAATCACCTCATTATGTATGTTTTGGAAACATGCCATGAAGATATGAAGTTTATTGCCAAAAGAATTGACAACGCCTGCTTCACTCGTCTTCAGCAGACTGCATCAGGTTTTCCTGAAATGCTTTCCTACAATGAAGTCATAGATATTCTAAGAAAG GTTGAAGATAAGAAATTCGAAACAAATTTCAAATCAGGTGTTGCACTCACTGCAGAACACTTAAG CTATCTAGTGGACACCATCTACAAGAAGCCGGTTATGATATACGATTATCCGAAAGAAGCTAAGCCGTTTTACTGTCGCCTGAATGATAATGGAAGAACCGTAGCTGCATTTGATCTGGTTGTGCCAAAG GTTGGAACAATAATTTCAGGTAGCCAGAATGAGGAACGAATTAACATTATACATTCCAG AATCAACGAGTTGGTCTTGCCGCGAGAGAAGTACGAATGGTACCTTGATCTTCACCGAAATGGAACTGCCAAGAATTCTGGTTTCACTCTGCGGTTCGACCTTATGGTCCTCTTCATAACTGGTCTTACCAATGTTAGGGATGTTATCCCTTTCCCAAGAAGCTATGGCAAAGCcaacaactaa
- the LOC107618166 gene encoding septin and tuftelin-interacting protein 1 homolog 1: MDEDQEMERFEMDNDFEEGQWINGEFYYKKRKEKRTQTRDDVLYGVFAGSDDDDDDDYSSKKRRKDLSKKQDLTKPVNFISTGTFMPNQDVVDNNRDSKEHGEKDGYVSEDRPGLGLGMGSASTSGAGLGFTSSNGDRNNGSDENIDDGDDHNFLPTAFGKKIKEGAMRREREREREKLEKKRGQRQSSDQDGFGNAGKFYNNGIGMKLLEKMGYRGGGLGKNEQGIVAPIEVKMRAKNSGIGFSDAREAPPPPLPILQQQNKSTVGAVQPAASRTKERLWSKQSRLKKKKEEEVYVTAEELLASKQEQNLEVVQKVYDMRGPQVRVYTNLSDLNAEEKAKEEDVPMPELQHNIGLIVRLAEADIQEIDRDLRRERETALSLKKEKEKLESEAAFQKRQLDNMEEIMRVLDQVAEESTSGTLTLDFLARCFSDLHKRYADSYKLCNLSCIACSYALPLFIREFQCWDPLRNPSRGLELVSTWKTLLQGEECLDIWDVSSPYTQLVSEVVLPAVRISGINTWQPRDPEPMLRFLDLWEKLLPPSVLTAILDNIVLPKLSAAADTWEPHQETIPIHTWVHPWLPRIEHKLEGIYQVIRFKLSSVLGAWHPSDASTYTILSPWKTVFDAVSWEQLMLRFIVPKLQLVLQEFEVNPASQKLDQFFWVIKWASVIPIHIMVDMMEKFFFTKWLQVLYHWLCSNPNFEEVMKWYNGWKELIPEELLANESIRFQINRGLDMMSQAVDGMEVVQPGLKENISYLRVREQRQFEAQQKAATYAQQQAAAALGGANADGVHDLSLKEVIEAHAQHHGLLFKIKPGRMHNGHQIYGFGNVSIIIDSLHQKVYAQHEETWSLESLQGLLELHNKSLGKRH, encoded by the coding sequence ATGGACgaggatcaagagatggagaggTTCGAAATGGACAACGATTTCGAAGAAGGCCAGTGGATTAACGGCGAATTCTACTACAAAAAGCGCAAAGAAAAGCGTACTCAGACCAGAGACGATGTCCTCTACGGTGTTTTTGCCGGCTCCGACGATGACGACGACGACGATTATTCCAGCAAGAAACGCAGGAAGGACCTTTCCAAGAAGCAGGACCTCACCAAGCCGGTAAATTTTATTTCTACTGGAACTTTTATGCCGAATCAAGATGTTGTTGATAACAATAGAGATTCTAAAGAACATGGTGAGAAAGATGGTTATGTTAGTGAGGATAGGCCAGGTTTAGGTCTTGGAATGGGATCTGCTTCCACTTCAGGTGCTGGTTTAGGGTTTACTAGTAGTAACGGTGATAGGAATAATGGTTCTGATGAGAACATTGATGATGGTGATGATCATAATTTTTTGCCTACGGCTTTTGGGAAGAAGATTAAGGAAGGGGCGATGCGGAGGGAGAGGGAAAGGGAGAGGGagaaattggagaagaagaggGGTCAGCGTCAGAGTTCGGATCAAGATGGGTTTGGTAATGCGGGGAAATTCTATAACAATGGAATAGGGATGAAGCTGTTGGAAAAGATGGGTTATAGAGGGGGCGGTCTTGGAAAGAATGAGCAAGGTATTGTGGCTCCTATTGAGGTGAAAATGAGGGCTAAGAATTCAGGTATTGGTTTTAGTGATGCAAGGGAGGCGCCGCCACCACCGTTGCCTATTTTGCAGCAACAGAACAAAAGCACGGTGGGAGCAGTGCAGCCTGCGGCTAGCAGAACAAAGGAGAGGCTTTGGTCAAAGCAGTcacggttgaagaagaagaaagaggaggaagtGTATGTTACTGCTGAGGAGTTGTTGGCAAGCAAGCAAGAACAGAATTTGGAGGTTGTTCAGAAGGTTTATGATATGAGGGGGCCACAAGTTCGGGTTTATACAAATTTATCTGATTTAAATGCCGAGGAGAAAGCAAAGGAGGAGGATGTCCCAATGCCGGAACTTCAGCATAACATTGGATTGATTGTTCGGTTGGCTGAGGCTGACATTCAAGAGATTGATAGAGATTTGAGGAGAGAAAGGGAGACAGCTCTCagcttgaaaaaagaaaaagagaagttagaatcTGAAGCAGCATTCCAAAAGCGTCAACTGGATAATATGGAGGAAATAATGAGGGTCTTGGACCAAGTAGCCGAAGAGAGCACTTCTGGAACCCTAACATTAGATTTCCTTGCTAGATGCTTCAGTGACTTGCATAAGAGATATGCTGATAGCTACAAGTTGTGTAATTTGTCCTGCATTGCTTGCTCATATGCTCTTCCTTTGTTTATTAGAGAGTTCCAATGCTGGGATCCTCTTCGAAATCCATCTCGTGGGTTGGAGTTGGTATCTACGTGGAAGACCTTGCTTCAAGGAGAAGAATGTCTTGATATATGGGATGTTTCATCACCTTATACACAATTGGTTTCGGAAGTTGTGTTGCCAGCCGTCAGAATATCTGGAATCAATACATGGCAGCCACGGGATCCTGAGCCAATGCTACGATTTCTTGATTTGTGGGAGAAGTTGCTTCCTCCTTCAGTCCTCACTGCCATATTGGACAATATAGTCTTGCCAAAATTGTCAGCTGCTGCAGATACTTGGGAACCACATCAAGAGACCATTCCTATCCACACTTGGGTGCATCCATGGCTACCAAGGATAGAGCACAAGTTGGAAGGCATTTACCAGGTCATTCGTTTTAAATTGAGTTCTGTTCTTGGTGCCTGGCATCCAAGTGACGCCTCTACATATACCATATTGTCTCCGTGGAAGACTGTCTTTGATGCTGTAAGCTGGGAACAACTTATGCTTCGATTTATTGTGCCTAAGTTGCAACTTGTCTTGCAAGAGTTTGAAGTCAATCCAGCAAGTCAGAAGCTCGATCAGTTTTTTTGGGTAATTAAATGGGCTTCTGTGATTCCAATTCATATCATGGTGGACATGATGGAGAAGTTCTTCTTCACAAAGTGGCTCCAGGTTTTGTATCACTGGTTGTGCTCAAATCCTAACTTTGAAGAAGTTATGAAGTGGTATAATGGATGGAAGGAGCTTATTCCAGAAGAACTATTGGCAAATGAAAGTATCCGATTCCAGATAAACCGTGGTTTAGATATGATGAGTCAAGCTGTTGATGGAATGGAGGTTGTCCAACCTGGTTTGAAGGAGAATATCAGCTATCTTCGGGTACGTGAGCAACGACAATTTGAGGCTCAACAGAAAGCAGCAACCTATGCTCAACAGCAAGCTGCTGCAGCATTGGGTGGTGCCAACGCAGATGGTGTGCATGATTTGAGCTTGAAAGAAGTCATTGAGGCTCATGCCCAGCATCATGGTTTGTTGTTCAAGATTAAGCCTGGTAGAATGCACAACGGTCACCAAATATATGGGTTTGGTAATGTCAGCATAATAATAGACTCGCTACATCAGAAGGTATATGCTCAACATGAGGAAACATGGTCCTTGGAATCTCTTCAAGGATTGCTGGAGTTGCATAATAAATCCCTTGGTAAAAGACACTGA